One Ctenopharyngodon idella isolate HZGC_01 chromosome 9, HZGC01, whole genome shotgun sequence DNA window includes the following coding sequences:
- the LOC127518706 gene encoding uncharacterized protein LOC127518706, with product MVAEMTVLKNHDKSKKHQDKKKNLAPAQRSIAHLLQKLSESEQLDTAVKNAEITWFMAEHNIALRTSDHLVNILKDIFKDSKTAQHMSLGCTKTTAITKHVIGGSYFESLTEILKRKKFSVLIDESTDIGNVKTLCVIVRFLDEGTNRIQSRFWKLVQIYSDQHRQSAAEGATAEWLYTEMMKSFTDADVLTENIVRFGSDGCNTMMGKHNSVSIRLRNDLPGITVQRCVCHSLHLCASEARKLLPRRCEDLARDIYGYFKNSAKRLAQLREFQDFCHVEPHKLLKPSQTRRLSLSEVVKRVSTQWNALRLFFTDQWLEARLTTAENIFRSLNDECLHLYYYFQK from the coding sequence ATGGTGGCTGAGATGactgttttaaaaaatcacGACAAGTCAAAGAAACATcaggacaaaaagaaaaatctagCCCCAGCTCAAAGGTCCATAGCCCATTTGCTACAGaaactgtcagagagtgaacagCTAGATACAGCAGTTAAAAATGCAGAGATAACATGGTTCATGGCAGAGCACAACATAGCATTGAGGACCTCGGATCATTTGgtcaacattttaaaagatatatTCAAAGATTCGAAAACAGCTCAGCACATGAGCCTTGGTTGCACAAAGACAACTGCTATAACCAAGCATGTCATTGGCGGCTCTTACTTTGAGAGTCTAACCGAAATCCTGAAAAGGAAAAAATTCAGCGTTTTGATTGACGAGTCAACAGATATCGGGAATGTGAAAACACTTTGTGTCATTGTTCGTTTTCTCGATGAGGGCACAAACAGGATTCAGTCCCGTTTCTGGAAACTGGTGCAGATCTATTCAGACCAACACAGACAGTCTGCCGCTGAGGGGGCCACTGCAGAATGGCTTTACACCGAGATGATGAAGTCATTCACCGATGCAGATGTACTGACTGAAAACATAGTGCGGTTCGGGTCGGATGGCTGCAATACAATGATGGGAAAACACAATTCTGTCTCCATCCGCCTTAGAAATGATCTGCCGGGCATCACAGTGCAGAGGTGTGTGTGCCACTCGTTGCACCTCTGTGCGAGTGAAGCACGCAAGCTGCTCCCTCGCAGGTGCGAGGATTTAGCCAGAGACATTTATGGATATTTCAAAAACAGTGCAAAACGTCTCGCACAGCTCCGAGAATTTCAAGATTTTTGCCATGTTGAACCCCACAAACTACTGAAGCCCTCCCAGACCAGAAGGCTGTCATTGAGCGAAGTTGTGAAACGTGTGTCCACCCAGTGGAATGCCCTCCGGCTTTTTTTCACTGACCAGTGGCTCGAGGCCAGATTGACCACTGCGGAGAATATTTTTCGCTCCCTTAATGATGAGTGTCTTCACCTGTACTACTATTTTCAGAAGTGA